A single Streptomyces sannanensis DNA region contains:
- the nuoE gene encoding NADH-quinone oxidoreductase subunit NuoE, with amino-acid sequence MPQLPAPPYPADVRARLDADAREIIARYPDSRSALLPLLHLVQSEEGYVSRTGMAFCAEALGLTTAEVTAVATFYSMYRRKPSGDYQVGVCTNTLCAVMGGDAIFEDLKEYLAVGNNETTDDGKVTLEHIECNAACDFAPVVMVNWEFFDNQTPESARRLVDDLRAGRPVSPTRGAPLCTYKETARILAGFPDERPGAVEATGGAGPASLAGLRLAKGEHNRIVSPRYGEEAE; translated from the coding sequence ATGCCGCAGCTCCCCGCCCCGCCCTACCCGGCCGACGTACGGGCCAGGCTCGACGCGGACGCCCGGGAGATCATCGCCCGCTACCCCGACAGCCGGTCCGCCCTGCTGCCGCTGCTGCACCTGGTGCAGTCCGAGGAGGGGTACGTCTCCCGTACCGGCATGGCCTTCTGCGCCGAGGCGCTCGGCCTGACCACCGCCGAGGTCACCGCGGTCGCCACCTTCTACTCCATGTACCGCCGCAAGCCGTCCGGTGACTACCAGGTCGGTGTCTGCACCAACACCCTGTGCGCGGTCATGGGCGGGGACGCCATCTTCGAGGACCTCAAGGAGTACCTCGCGGTCGGCAACAACGAGACCACCGACGACGGCAAGGTCACGCTGGAGCACATCGAGTGCAACGCGGCCTGCGACTTCGCGCCCGTCGTGATGGTCAACTGGGAGTTCTTCGACAACCAGACCCCCGAATCGGCTCGCCGGCTCGTCGACGACCTGAGGGCCGGACGCCCGGTGTCCCCCACCCGTGGCGCGCCCCTGTGTACCTACAAGGAGACCGCCCGCATCCTCGCCGGCTTCCCCGACGAGCGCCCCGGCGCGGTCGAGGCGACCGGCGGCGCCGGTCCCGCCTCGCTGGCCGGACTGCGACTGGCCAAGGGCGAGCACAACCGGATCGTCTCCCCGCGCTACGGAGAGGAGGCGGAGTAA